In Astyanax mexicanus isolate ESR-SI-001 chromosome 25, AstMex3_surface, whole genome shotgun sequence, a genomic segment contains:
- the LOC111189972 gene encoding asialoglycoprotein receptor 1-like, whose translation MTDDIYQNYTTESKEESDDRQSLYEDYRENVATSQTTGINQEPQSTGLPQGRKRRSYHYCTGYFNQSYQPQKLQVNRTPDKNSPKIIIALSHQKTKTNLIPIGSRRYRLAAVGLGLLCVLLLTATTVLWIQFNHLTAERDQLQTSYTNLTAERDQLQTSNTNLTAERDQLQTSNTNLTAERDQLQKERDQLTKVLLELRWKYFRSSLYYITTEKKSWTESRQDCQKRKADLVIINSGEEQEFISKEFGNAEAWIGLNDSKTEGVWKWVDGSALTTGFWWTGEPNDYEGNEDCGVTGYKGATSGPSTWADFPCHHPVFGICERISK comes from the exons ATGACAGATGACATTTATCAAAATTATACTACAGAGAGTAAAGAAGAGTCTGACGACAGACAGAGTTTGTATGAGGACTACAGAGAAAATGTCGCAACGTCTCAAACGACAGGAATCAACCAAGAACCACAGAGCACAG gactgccacagggaaggaagaggaggagttaCCACTATTGCACAGGATActttaatcagagttaccagcctcagaaactgcaagttaacagaaccccagacaAAAACAGTCCTAAAATAATAATTGCATTATCCCaccaaaaaactaaaactaatcttATCCCAATaggaagcagacgctacagactggctgcagtgggtctgggtctgctgtgtgttctcctgctgactgccaccacagtgctgtggatccagttcaaccacctgactgcagagagagaccagttacagaccagttacaccaacctgactgcagagagagaccagttacagaccagtaacaccaacctgactgcagagagagaccagttacagaccagtaacaccaacctgactgcagagagagaccagttacagaagGAGAGAGATCAGCTCACCAAAGTGCTTTTGGAACTga GATGGAAGTACTTCCGCTCCAGTCTTTACTACATCACTACTGAGAAGAAGAGCTGGACTGAGAGCAGACAGGACTGCCAAAAGAGAAAAGCTGACCTTGTGATCATCAACAGTGGAGAGGAACAG GAGTTCATCAGTAAAGAATTTGGCAACGCTGAAGCTTGGATTGGTCTAAATGACAGTaaaacagagggggtctggaaatgggtggacggcTCAGCACTGACCACTGG GTTCTGGTGGACAGGAGAACCCAATGACTATGAAGGAAATGAGGACTGTGGTGTAACCGGATACAAAGGAGCTACGTCTGGTCCTTCAACCTGGGCTGATTTTCCCTGTCATCACCCTGTTTTTGGAATCTGTGAGAGAATTTCTAAATAA
- the LOC111189973 gene encoding CD209 antigen-like protein E isoform X1, which translates to MSKSDAEDMIYSNDISRGDLGEVYENVDGVKECEVKREIKNIGSQKNLQTGRDAQVSRCYRLAAVGLGLLCVLLLTAITVLLIQFNHLTAERDQLQTSNTNLTAERDQLQTSHTNLTAERDQLQKERDKVVRGLGLFGWSYFNSSLYYLTTNKKTWSGSRDECKQKGSDLVIINSREEQEFINKTFLSTEAWLGLTDIANEGDFRWVDGSSLTLQFWWPGEPNHWGGNENCAITGVWYSKSDILTWADYPCGHVTYGLCEKLLS; encoded by the exons ATGTCAAAGAGTGATGCTGAAGATATGATCTACTCTAACGACATCAGCAGAGGAGATCTAGGGGAGGTCTACGAAAATGTAGATGGTGTTAAAGAATGTGAAGTCAAACGAGAGATTAAGAACATCGGCTCACAGAAGAACCTACAGACAG GGCGAGATGCTCAAGTGAGCAGAtgctacagactggctgcagtgggcCTGGGattgctgtgtgttctcctgctgactgccatcacagtgctgttgatccagttcaaccacctgactgcagagagagaccagttacagaccagtaacaccaacctgactgcagaaagagaccagttacagaccagtcacaccaacctgactgcagaaagagaccagttacagaagGAGCGAGACAAAGTCGTAAGAGGACTTGGGCTTTTTG GTTGGAGTTACTTCAACTCCAGTCTTTACTATCTCACAACGAACAAGAAGACTTGGAGCGGAAGCAGAGACGAATGCAAACAGAAAGgatcagacctggtgatcatcaacagcagagaggaacag GAGTTCATCAATAAAACTTTCCTCAGCACTGAAGCCTGGCTGGGTCTGACAGACATCGCCAACGAGGGGGACTTTAGATGGGTGGACGGCTCATCTCTGACCCTTCA GTTCTGGTGGCCAGGAGAACCCAATCATTGGGGAGGAAATGAGAACTGTGCTATAACCGGTGTCTGGTATTctaaatctgatatattaacctGGGCTGATTATCCCTGTGGACATGTTACATATGGGCTCTGTGAGAAATTGCTTTCCTGA
- the LOC111189973 gene encoding CD209 antigen-like protein E isoform X2 yields the protein MSKSDAEDMIYSNDISRGDLGEVYENVDGVKECEVKREIKNIGSQKNLQTGRDAQVSRCYRLAAVGLGLLCVLLLTAITVLLIQFNHLTAERDQLQTSNTNLTAERDQLQTSHTNLTAERDQLQKERDKVVRGLGLFGIYFNSSLYYLTTNKKTWSGSRDECKQKGSDLVIINSREEQEFINKTFLSTEAWLGLTDIANEGDFRWVDGSSLTLQFWWPGEPNHWGGNENCAITGVWYSKSDILTWADYPCGHVTYGLCEKLLS from the exons ATGTCAAAGAGTGATGCTGAAGATATGATCTACTCTAACGACATCAGCAGAGGAGATCTAGGGGAGGTCTACGAAAATGTAGATGGTGTTAAAGAATGTGAAGTCAAACGAGAGATTAAGAACATCGGCTCACAGAAGAACCTACAGACAG GGCGAGATGCTCAAGTGAGCAGAtgctacagactggctgcagtgggcCTGGGattgctgtgtgttctcctgctgactgccatcacagtgctgttgatccagttcaaccacctgactgcagagagagaccagttacagaccagtaacaccaacctgactgcagaaagagaccagttacagaccagtcacaccaacctgactgcagaaagagaccagttacagaagGAGCGAGACAAAGTCGTAAGAGGACTTGGGCTTTTTGGTAT TTACTTCAACTCCAGTCTTTACTATCTCACAACGAACAAGAAGACTTGGAGCGGAAGCAGAGACGAATGCAAACAGAAAGgatcagacctggtgatcatcaacagcagagaggaacag GAGTTCATCAATAAAACTTTCCTCAGCACTGAAGCCTGGCTGGGTCTGACAGACATCGCCAACGAGGGGGACTTTAGATGGGTGGACGGCTCATCTCTGACCCTTCA GTTCTGGTGGCCAGGAGAACCCAATCATTGGGGAGGAAATGAGAACTGTGCTATAACCGGTGTCTGGTATTctaaatctgatatattaacctGGGCTGATTATCCCTGTGGACATGTTACATATGGGCTCTGTGAGAAATTGCTTTCCTGA
- the LOC111189973 gene encoding CD209 antigen-like protein E isoform X4, whose amino-acid sequence MSKSDAEDMIYSNDISRGDLGEVYENVDGVKECEVKREIKNIGSQKNLQTGRDAQVSRCYRLAAVGLGLLCVLLLTAITVLLIQFNHLTAERDQLQTSNTNLTAERDQLQTSHTNLTAERDQLQKERDKVVRGLGLFGWSYFNSSLYYLTTNKKTWSGSRDECKQKGSDLVIINSREEQEFINKTFLSTEAWLGLTDTANEGDFRWVDGSSVTIQ is encoded by the exons ATGTCAAAGAGTGATGCTGAAGATATGATCTACTCTAACGACATCAGCAGAGGAGATCTAGGGGAGGTCTACGAAAATGTAGATGGTGTTAAAGAATGTGAAGTCAAACGAGAGATTAAGAACATCGGCTCACAGAAGAACCTACAGACAG GGCGAGATGCTCAAGTGAGCAGAtgctacagactggctgcagtgggcCTGGGattgctgtgtgttctcctgctgactgccatcacagtgctgttgatccagttcaaccacctgactgcagagagagaccagttacagaccagtaacaccaacctgactgcagaaagagaccagttacagaccagtcacaccaacctgactgcagaaagagaccagttacagaagGAGCGAGACAAAGTCGTAAGAGGACTTGGGCTTTTTG GTTGGAGTTACTTCAACTCCAGTCTTTACTATCTCACAACGAACAAGAAGACTTGGAGCGGAAGCAGAGACGAATGCAAACAGAAAGgatcagacctggtgatcatcaacagcagagaggaacag GAGTTCATCAATAAAACTTTCCTCAGCACTGAAGCCTGGCTGGGTCTGACAGACACCGCCAACGAGGGGGACTTTAGATGGGTGGACGGCTCATCTGTGACCATTCAGTAA